The sequence ATACTCAGCTGGTCCAAAAAGTAATGCAAGTTTTGCAAGTCTTGGTGCAAATAAATAAAGTGGAATAGCACTTAAAATTCCTCCAATAAATGAAGCTATAATTGCAGTACCTAATGCAGTTCCTGCTTTTCCTTGTTTTGTTAATTCATAACCATCAATAGCAGTTGCAGCAGCAGCTGGTGTACCTGGTGTACGAATTAAAATTGCTGAAATTGAACCTCCAAATATAGCTCCACAATAGACACCTGCAAGTGTAATTAACCCAGTTGATGGATCCATTCCAAATGTAATAGGAATTAATAAAGCAACTCCCATAGCAGCAGAGAGTCCTGGCAAAGCCCCAATAGTTATTCCAATAGTCACACTAATTACAGCAGCAACTAAATTTATTGGTGTTAAGGCTGCTGCATATCCAAATAAAACATCTGACATAATTATTTCTCCTCCCTAACTTATAGTAAAAATCCTCTTGGAACTGGGACTTTTAAGAATGATACAAATATTAAATATAAAAATATTGGGAAAAGTATACTCACAATAATACTCCATTTAATATTACTCTTTAATGCTAGCATAGTTACAAAAAGATAAACAGCTGTTGTAACAAAGAAACCGATTATATCAATTAAAATTACATATATAGCAGATAATGCAATTACAAGGAAAAATTGCCCATATAAATTTCCTTTAAATTGGTCTTCTTCCTTATTTTCCTCTGTATTTTTAGGTTTGATAAGAAAAGTATTTATTGCTAAAAGTAAAGTTAAAAATATCATTAAACCTAATACAAAATAAGGATATCTTGCTGCTTTTGGTGGAAGTTGTTTTATTAAAAGAAAATAAAATACTTCCAGAATAAATAAACCTATTGTTAAAAATTTATCATATTTTCTCATATTATTTAAAACCTTTCATTCTACTGTTAAAAAATAAAGGGCTTATTGCAAATATAACTATTGATTTGCAACAGCCCTATTTAAACTACCATTTTTTCATATCAAAATTAATTTATTCCTAAAGTAGGAACAGTTTCTATGATATATTTTTCTTGATCTTTAATATATTGTGCTAATTCTTCTGGTGACATATATTTTAAAGGTAAACTAGCATTTTTAGATTTTTCAATATTATCTGGAGATTCTAAAGCTGTTTTGAAAACATCATGTAATTTTTGAATAATTTCTTTTGGAGTTCCTTTTGGAGCAACAATAGCACGAGCAGAACCAAATATTACAGGATATCCACTTTCAGTTAGAGTAGGAACATCTTCAAAACCTTCTAATCTATTTTCTGTAAATGAAGCTAATAGTTTTAATTCTCCTGATTTAACTAAACTTGCAACTTCACTTATTTTAGCAACAGTTGCATTAACATGACCTCCACGTAAAGCAGAAATCATATCTGTACTTCCACCAAATGGAACATGAGTTACTTGGATTCCAGCTTCTTTTGCAAAGTGAGCAGCACCAATATGGTTAGAAGCACCTGTACCATTATTAGAAATAGTCAATTCTTCTGGGTGAGCTTTTGCATAATCAACAAATTCAGCTAAAGTTTGGAATTGGCTATCAGCCTTTACAACTAATACACCTGGATCATAAACATGGTTCATGATAGGTTCTACATCATCAATTTTGTATTTTGTTTGTCTTTCATGAGGTAGACTAACAAAAGTTGGTAAATTAATAAATCCAATAGTATATCCATCTGGAGTAGCTTTTGCTAACTCTGTATATCCGATTTCTCCATCTGCACCTGGCTTATTAACAATAACAAATGTTTGAGGAAAATTCTTTTGAGCTTCTGCCATTAATATACGAGCTCCAACATCTGTTCCTCCACCTGCTTTGTAAGCTATAATCACATTAACTGGTTTATCTGGATAAGTTTCTGGATTAGCCTCAGTTTTCTTTTCTCCACCACAAGCCACTAATAGTAAAGAAAGTAATAAAGTTAATACTGCTAAAAAATTCTTTTTCATTTAAAAATGACCTCCCTAATTTAATTCTAACCTATATTGTACACTATTATATAAATTTTTTCAATCAAATTATTGTCTATTATAGATTTTTTAACTCTTTTTCAACATCTTCCCATTCTTGATATTTTTCTAATATTTTGTTATCAAGATTATCCAGTTCTTCTTGTAAAGACATAAGTTCATCTACATTATTTTTTTCTCCTGCAAGTAGATACTTTTTATTAACTTCTTCCTTTTGTTCTTCAATCTTTTGTATTTCTTCTTCAAGCCTTACAAGTTTTTTTTCTAAAGAAGTCAACCTATTTTTAGCCTTTTTTTGTTCTTCATAAGATTTGACAGCTTCTTCATTTTTCACCTTTATATTATCTCTTTCTTGTTTATATGCTTCGTAATCTCCATCAAAAGTTTCTACACCATCTGTTTTTAACTCATAGATTTTATTGACAACAGTGTCTAAAAAATTTCTATCATGAGATACAACTAAGATAGTTCCAGGATAATCTTCAAGTGCGTCCATTAAAATTTCTCTTGAATATATATCCAAGTGGTTAGTAGGTTCATCTAATATCAAAAAATTAGGTTTTTCAAGCATAAGTTTCATAAAGGCAACCCTTGCTTTTTCTCCACCACTTAAAGAAGAAATCTTTTTGTAAATATCATCTTCTCTAAATAGAAATGCTCCACAGATGTTTCTTGCTTCTTCCTCTGATAGAGTAAAATAGTACATCAATTCTTCTATAATATTATTATTCAAACCTAAACCTTGATGATTTTGGTCATAGTAACCAATAGAAACTCTTTCACCTATTTTAAATTCCCCTGAACTAGCTTTTTCTAAATTGTTGATAATCTTTAAAAGAGTAGATTTTCCAGTACCATTTTTTCCAATTAAACCTATTCTTTCTCCACGATAAACTTTTAAATTTAAGTCTTTAAATAATAATTTATCTTCAAAAGTCTTAGATAAATTTTTAATATCCAAAACCAAATCAACACTTTGTGCTTTGATATCAAATTTAAGTTTTATCTTTTGAGTTGTTACAACAGGATTTTCCATTTTTTCCATTCTATTAAGAATTTTTTCTCTACCTCTGGCTTGTTTAGATTTCACTCCTGCTTTGTATCTTCTGATAAATTCTTCCATCTTCTTGATTTTTTCTTGTTCCTTCTCATAGGCTTTAACTTCTCCACTTAAATAAGCTTCTTTTTGAATTAAAAAATCAGTGTAGTTTCCTTTATAGTCTTTTAATCTTTTACCTTCAATTTCAAAAACTCTATTAACTACATTATCTAGGAAATAAACATCATGTGATATTAAAATTATAGACTTGTTATAGTCTTTTAAAATTTTTTCAAGCCATTCAATAGAAGTTAAATCTAAATGGTTAGTAGGTTCATCAAGTACCAATAAATCAGGTTCTTCCAACAATATTTTAGCAAGTGCAACTCTTGAATTTTGTCCACCTGATAGATTTCCAATCTTCATAGTCCAAAGATTTTCTGGAATATTTAAACCATTTAAAATCTGTTTGATTTTATATTCTATTGAATATCCTTCATGTCTTTCATATCTTTCAGAAATTTCTCCAAGTTCTTCCATTAATTTATCAAAGTTATCTAAATCAAGTGTTAATAAGAAATTTATCTCCTGCATTCTATTATAGTCTTCTAAAAGATTGTTAAATACAGTCATAAGCTCATTAAAAACAGTGTTTTCTTTGTTAAGTTGTGTATTTTGTGCAAGATACCCAACTTTTAAATTACTTTTCTTTGAGATAGTTCCTCTCTCATTGGTAGCAGGATTGATTTCAGAGTTTTCTAAACCTAATAATAATTTAATAAGTGTAGTTTTTCCTGCACCATTAACACCTATTATTCCTATTTTATCCTTCTCATCAACTGAAAAAGAAATTTCTTTAAAAAGAGTTTCTCCAGAGAAACCCATATATATGTCATTTACTTGTAATATTGCCAAAATTCCACCTCAAATTACATAAAATTTATTTTTTCTTAACTTTTTTATCAAAATAGGCAACTATGAAAATTGTTGATATTATACATACAAAACCTATCAAATCTAAAAGACCAAAAGATACCCCTAAAAATAATATAGCACAAATAGTTGCAGCTACTGGTTCAATACAAGCAATTATACTTGCTTTTGTAGGGCCTATAATATTAACTCCTGTTAAATAAAGTATGAATGCAACTATTGTTCCAAAGAATACTATCAATAAAAATACAAAGAAAGCAGTAAAATCAAAAATAACATCTATATTCCAAGGTTTTGTGACAAATGTAATAAATATTCCACCAATTATCATACCCCAAGCAACTACTATTGGAGGTCCATATTTTTCTAAAAGTTTTTCAGGTTGCACGGTATAAAAAACCACTGATAAAGCTGATAACATACCCCAGACAAGTGCTTTAAAAGATATTTGTAAACTTGTTACATCTCCATGTGTTGCCAAAAGAAAAACTCCAAAACTTGAAAGTAAAATTGCAATAATCTCATATTTTAAAGGTTTTCTTCTTTCTTTCAGACACATAAAAATTAAAACTAAGGTTGGACCAAAATATGTAAGTACTGTTGCTATTGCAGCATTTGAATACTGAATAGCAGAAAAATATGTATATTGTGTACCTAACATTCCAATAAATCCAAATAAGAGAATTTGCAATAAATCTTTTGGATTTTTTAAAATATCAAAAATCTTGGAACTTTTTTTATAATATAAATAGCCAAGTAATAATAAACCTGCCAATACTAATCTATATGGGATAAGCCAATTAGTAGTGATATTTTTATAGAGAAATAAAAAACTTCCCATTACACCATTAATCCCCCAAAGTGTACCTCCAATAAAGGTACTCAACATACCAACATTATCGTCTTTTTTCATAGTTTCTCCCTAATTTAATTTTTCTACAATCAAAGTATAACTTTTTTTTATATCTCTATCTGAATATAATTCTATTTTCTTATTTCTTGCTAAAATTCCTTCAAATTTTCTTGTTAAATTTCTTCCATTTTCTGAAATATCCTTAATTTTTATATCTGATTTTATATATTCTCCATTTTGTAAATAGTCAAACTCTGTGTCATAAACCAAAGTAATTTTTACTTTTATATCTTTTTTATATTCAAAGAATGAAGCATCTAAGTCAATTTCTTGATTTTTCTCCATCACTCCATTAAATATTTTAACATTTTCATTTTTAAAATATGATAGAATTTCAGTTGAAGTAGCGGGTATTCCATAACCTATTTCTTCTATAGATAAATTTCTATCTGTATTTTTAGCAGAATGAATAATTAATGCCTTTAAAAGAGTAGAATTAAAGTCAGAAAAATCTTTAAAATCCTTACAAATATTTTGATAAATTATTGTAGCAAGTGATGAAATTCTTGCTGTTGCAAAACTTGTTCCAGATGATGAAGCAATGTTTCCATTTCTAGAAAATGATTTTACTCCTTTCATTATCATTTCTCCATTATCTCCAAGTAATAATTCTCCACCATAACTAGCTACATCGGGCTTTATTGTTCCCCTAGGTCCTAAACCAATTCTACTATAATTTGAAGCATATCTTTCATTATTTATAGCCCCAACAACTACTGAAAGTAAAGAATCTGAACCGTGGTATAGTTTTCCTTTTGGCAATTTTTTCATAAAATTTCCACCATTTCCAGCAGATTTACAGATAAGGACTCCATAAGTCTTTTGTAAATGATCTAAAACTACTCCAAAATCTGAAAAAGTATCTTCTTCTATTGCTAATTTTACACTTAAAGATAAATTCCAAATTTTAACTTTTTTATGATTTTCTTTTATTGCTAAGGTTATATTTTGTAATAAGTCATCTTCTTCTATTGTTGTAGCTGATAAAACAGTTGCATCTAAAAGATAGAAACCTTCATTTTTTACCATTTCTCTATTTTCTAATTTATCTCCATATAAAGCTATTCCTGAAACAAATGTTCCATGTGTTGCACTTGTATCTTTCTTTAAAAATCTTGTATGAACTCTTTTTATCCAAGGGGCTAAATATTTTATATGTGCAATACCATTATCTATAACTCCCAAAGTTACATAATTTTTATTTTCTTCTGGATAAATAACAGGAACTTCTCCTTCTATATCATCAATCTGTATAGGCAATGAATAAATTGAAACAGGTTCAATATATTTAATGTAGTTTGAAGCCTTTTCTTGTAATATCATAATAAATTTACTGTTAATATCTATTAGCTTATACATAAAAAAATCTTTAAAATATTCTGTCTTTTTGTATTGAATATTGTAATCTTCTAAAATCTTTATAAAATCTTTTTCTTTTGAAATATCTGATAAACTTACTTTATAGTTTGAATTTTTATCTTCTTTTGCTAATCTTACTTTCATTTTTCCCCTACCATTCTTTATATTTTAAAATAATAATTCTAAACCTTATTATAACACTATATTTCTATTTTTAAAATTAAAAATAGTATCTACTGCCATAGATACTATTTTGCCATTTTTTTATTTTCTTTTAGGTTTAGTTTTTAATAATACAATATGTATAGTTACTCCTAACCAAATGACAGCTAACATTATTCTTAAATGTAAATGTTGTACTTTATAAAATGAGAAACCTATACCACAAGTTAAAAATAGTATTGCTTTTATTTTTACAGAAGTAGTTAACCCTTTTCCCTCATAGTAATCTCTTAAAATTTTTCCAAAATATTTATTATTAAGTATCATATCATGATATTTCTTAGATGACCTTTCAAAACAAAATAATGCTACAAGTAAAAATGGAACAGTTGGCATTACTGGTAAGAAAACTCCTATTATTCCTAATCCAAGTGCTAATAGACCAACACATATATAAATTTTTTTCTTTAAATTTTTCATAAAATCTCCTAGCTAAAAAATATTGTATTTATTATATGTTTTATTATTTTAAATTTCAAGAAAATATTTTGTTTAGATTGACAATCATATACTGAAAGAGTAAACTATTAAAAGATATTATGTTATTAGGTTATTAGGGAGTGAAAAAATGATACAAAAAGAGGCACCTAAGGTGAAAGATGATAAAAATATAAAAAATGTTATTGCAGTTATGAGTGGAAAAGGTGGAGTAGGAAAATCTACTGTAACTACTTTACTTGCAAAAGAATTAAGAAAAAAAGGATATTCAGTTGGAGTTATGGATGCAGATATAACAGGACCTAGTATTCCAAGACTTATGGGAGTTAGTGAACAAAAAATGACAAGTGATGGAAAAAATATGTATCCAGTTGTTACAGAAGATGGAATAGAAATAGTTTCAATAAATCTTATGATAGATGAAAATGAACCTGTTGTATGGCGTGGACCCGTAATTGCAGGAGCTGTTATGCAGTTTTGGAATGAAGTTGTTTGGGGAAATTTAGATTATCTTTTAATAGATATGCCACCTGGAACAGGAGATGTACCTTTAACAGTTATGAAAAGTTTTAATATTAAAGGTTTGATTATGGTTTCAGTTCCACAAGATATGGTTTCTATGATAGTTACAAAGGCTATTAAAATGGCAAGAAAGTTAAATATGAATATCATAGGTTTAATTGAAAATATGAGCTATATCACTTGTGATTGTTGTAATAATAAAATCTATTTGACAGATGAGAATGATACTCAAACTTTCTTGAAAGAAAATGATGTTGAGCTTCTAGGAGAACTTCCTATGACTAAACAGATTGCAAAATTGACTAAAGGAGAAAGTGAGTATCCAGAAGAAACATTTTCTAAGATTGCAGATAGAGTTATGGAAAAGGTTAAAGAATTATAGGATGATACATCTAACTTTTGAAATGTAAGAATGGTATTTAATAAATAGGAGGAAAAAATGAAAATATATTAGCTTTCTATAAAAATGCTGGCTATAATAGTGACG is a genomic window of Fusobacterium nucleatum containing:
- a CDS encoding tripartite tricarboxylate transporter TctB family protein, which encodes MRKYDKFLTIGLFILEVFYFLLIKQLPPKAARYPYFVLGLMIFLTLLLAINTFLIKPKNTEENKEEDQFKGNLYGQFFLVIALSAIYVILIDIIGFFVTTAVYLFVTMLALKSNIKWSIIVSILFPIFLYLIFVSFLKVPVPRGFLL
- a CDS encoding tripartite tricarboxylate transporter substrate binding protein, translated to MKKNFLAVLTLLLSLLLVACGGEKKTEANPETYPDKPVNVIIAYKAGGGTDVGARILMAEAQKNFPQTFVIVNKPGADGEIGYTELAKATPDGYTIGFINLPTFVSLPHERQTKYKIDDVEPIMNHVYDPGVLVVKADSQFQTLAEFVDYAKAHPEELTISNNGTGASNHIGAAHFAKEAGIQVTHVPFGGSTDMISALRGGHVNATVAKISEVASLVKSGELKLLASFTENRLEGFEDVPTLTESGYPVIFGSARAIVAPKGTPKEIIQKLHDVFKTALESPDNIEKSKNASLPLKYMSPEELAQYIKDQEKYIIETVPTLGIN
- a CDS encoding ABC-F family ATP-binding cassette domain-containing protein, which codes for MAILQVNDIYMGFSGETLFKEISFSVDEKDKIGIIGVNGAGKTTLIKLLLGLENSEINPATNERGTISKKSNLKVGYLAQNTQLNKENTVFNELMTVFNNLLEDYNRMQEINFLLTLDLDNFDKLMEELGEISERYERHEGYSIEYKIKQILNGLNIPENLWTMKIGNLSGGQNSRVALAKILLEEPDLLVLDEPTNHLDLTSIEWLEKILKDYNKSIILISHDVYFLDNVVNRVFEIEGKRLKDYKGNYTDFLIQKEAYLSGEVKAYEKEQEKIKKMEEFIRRYKAGVKSKQARGREKILNRMEKMENPVVTTQKIKLKFDIKAQSVDLVLDIKNLSKTFEDKLLFKDLNLKVYRGERIGLIGKNGTGKSTLLKIINNLEKASSGEFKIGERVSIGYYDQNHQGLGLNNNIIEELMYYFTLSEEEARNICGAFLFREDDIYKKISSLSGGEKARVAFMKLMLEKPNFLILDEPTNHLDIYSREILMDALEDYPGTILVVSHDRNFLDTVVNKIYELKTDGVETFDGDYEAYKQERDNIKVKNEEAVKSYEEQKKAKNRLTSLEKKLVRLEEEIQKIEEQKEEVNKKYLLAGEKNNVDELMSLQEELDNLDNKILEKYQEWEDVEKELKNL
- a CDS encoding DMT family transporter — its product is MKKDDNVGMLSTFIGGTLWGINGVMGSFLFLYKNITTNWLIPYRLVLAGLLLLGYLYYKKSSKIFDILKNPKDLLQILLFGFIGMLGTQYTYFSAIQYSNAAIATVLTYFGPTLVLIFMCLKERRKPLKYEIIAILLSSFGVFLLATHGDVTSLQISFKALVWGMLSALSVVFYTVQPEKLLEKYGPPIVVAWGMIIGGIFITFVTKPWNIDVIFDFTAFFVFLLIVFFGTIVAFILYLTGVNIIGPTKASIIACIEPVAATICAILFLGVSFGLLDLIGFVCIISTIFIVAYFDKKVKKK
- a CDS encoding S8 family peptidase, which produces MKVRLAKEDKNSNYKVSLSDISKEKDFIKILEDYNIQYKKTEYFKDFFMYKLIDINSKFIMILQEKASNYIKYIEPVSIYSLPIQIDDIEGEVPVIYPEENKNYVTLGVIDNGIAHIKYLAPWIKRVHTRFLKKDTSATHGTFVSGIALYGDKLENREMVKNEGFYLLDATVLSATTIEEDDLLQNITLAIKENHKKVKIWNLSLSVKLAIEEDTFSDFGVVLDHLQKTYGVLICKSAGNGGNFMKKLPKGKLYHGSDSLLSVVVGAINNERYASNYSRIGLGPRGTIKPDVASYGGELLLGDNGEMIMKGVKSFSRNGNIASSSGTSFATARISSLATIIYQNICKDFKDFSDFNSTLLKALIIHSAKNTDRNLSIEEIGYGIPATSTEILSYFKNENVKIFNGVMEKNQEIDLDASFFEYKKDIKVKITLVYDTEFDYLQNGEYIKSDIKIKDISENGRNLTRKFEGILARNKKIELYSDRDIKKSYTLIVEKLN
- a CDS encoding YbaN family protein, with product MKNLKKKIYICVGLLALGLGIIGVFLPVMPTVPFLLVALFCFERSSKKYHDMILNNKYFGKILRDYYEGKGLTTSVKIKAILFLTCGIGFSFYKVQHLHLRIMLAVIWLGVTIHIVLLKTKPKRK
- a CDS encoding Mrp/NBP35 family ATP-binding protein — translated: MIQKEAPKVKDDKNIKNVIAVMSGKGGVGKSTVTTLLAKELRKKGYSVGVMDADITGPSIPRLMGVSEQKMTSDGKNMYPVVTEDGIEIVSINLMIDENEPVVWRGPVIAGAVMQFWNEVVWGNLDYLLIDMPPGTGDVPLTVMKSFNIKGLIMVSVPQDMVSMIVTKAIKMARKLNMNIIGLIENMSYITCDCCNNKIYLTDENDTQTFLKENDVELLGELPMTKQIAKLTKGESEYPEETFSKIADRVMEKVKEL